The Argopecten irradians isolate NY chromosome 4, Ai_NY, whole genome shotgun sequence genome has a window encoding:
- the LOC138320885 gene encoding kynurenine aminotransferase-like, whose translation MASSKLGQATRLNGTEKNIWVEFGKLAKEHQALNLGQGFPDFKPPQHVIDEMVKAVNSEDALLAQYARSYGHPRLVNVLSKLYGPIMKHEINPLTDITVCVGAYGVLFCAVQGLVNPGDEVIIVEPYFDCYEPMSMVAGATPVFVPIRPTKTGAMSSADWKLDPEELAKAFNSKTKAIIINNPNNPIGKVFKEDELQVIADLCIKHDVICIADEVYEWLTYDNCKHVKIASLPGMWERTVTIGSGGKTFSCTGWKLGWAIGPQSLIQPMQILHQNCIYTSPTPIQEAVAAGLEYELDLKNKNQLDNCYLYSLAKETQPKRDQLVAMLQDIGMDVTVPEGGYFLMADLSKLKQKIQVPDDGADEPYDYKFVKWMTATKKLTAIPPSAFYSKGHKKLGENFMRFCFIKDPETLRKAGVIFKEWKGTM comes from the exons ATGGCATCTTCAAAACTAGGGCAGGCTACCAGGCTGAATGGAACAGAGAAGAATATCTG GGTTGAGTTTGGAAAGTTAGCCAAAGAACATCAGGCATTGAATCTTGGTCAG GGATTTCCCGATTTCAAACCTCCACAACATGTTATTGATGAGATGGTAAAAGCTGTTAACTCAGAAGATGCCTTACTAGCACAGTATGCCCGTAGTTAT GGTCACCCGCGACTGGTTAATGTTCTGTCTAAGCTGTACGGCCCAATCATGAAACACGAGATTAACCCATTGACAGACATCACTGTCTGTGTAGGAGCGTATGGTGTGCTCTTCTGTGCTGTCCAAGGTTTGGTGAACCCAGGGGATGAG GTTATCATCGTTGAACCCTACTTTGACTGTTATGAACCGATGTCTATGGTAGCTGGAGCGACACCTGTATTTGTACCCATTAGACCA ACAAAAACTGGTGCCATGTCCAGTGCAGACTGGAAACTTGATCCTGAAGAACTGGCCAAGGCATTCAACAGTAAAACAAAggccatcatcatcaacaacccAAACAACCCAATCGGCAAG GTTTTCAAGGAGGATGAGCTCCAGGTGATTGCCGACCTTTGTATAAAACATGATGTTATATGTATAGCTGATGAGGTGTACGAATGGCTCACCTATGACAACTGTAAACATGTAAAGATTG CATCCCTGCCAGGAATGTGGGAGAGAACTGTTACTATTGGCAGCGGAGGAAAGACGTTTAGCTGTACAGGATGGAAGCTAGGCTGGGCCATAGGACCACAATCACTCATTCAACCAATGCAGATCCTTCACCAGAACTGTATTTATACCAGCCCAACACCTATACAG GAGGCAGTGGCCGCTGGTCTGGAGTACGAGCTGGATCTGAAAAATAAGAACCAACTAGACAACTGTTATCTTTACTCTCTGGCCAAGGAAACTCAACCCAAGCGTGACCAACTAGTGGCCATGTTACAGGACATTGGTATGGACGTTACGGTACCGGAAGGTGGATACTTCCTCATGGCTGACCTCTCCAAACTTAAACAAA AAATTCAAGTACCAGATGATGGTGCTGATGAGCCATACGATTACAAGTTTGTTAAATGGATGACAGCAACAAAG AAATTGACGGCAATTCCTCCATCAGCATTCTATTCCAAGGGACATAAAAAGCTTGGTGAAAACTTCATGAGATTCTGCTTTATCAAG gATCCTGAGACTCTAAGGAAGGCTGGTGTAATATTCAAAGAATGGAAGGGGACCATGTAA
- the LOC138322149 gene encoding apoptosis-inducing factor 1, mitochondrial-like, whose amino-acid sequence MLHCSIFYESESYYFSGKELAENENGGVCVIGGQKVTKLDADKKKVYLECGKEISFGKCLIATGGEPRNLPIFKEAPKEVKDRVTVFRTVDDFKKLYALSKSAKSIAVIGGGFLGSELAVSLQARANQENSGLKVTPSFPRGKFFYDIGPGGDRDRNLGLVLPQQLCLWLTSHITIW is encoded by the exons ATGTTGCATTGTAGTATCTTCTACGAGTCTGAGAGCTATTACTTCTCTGGCAAGGAGCTGGCTGAGAATGAAAATGGAGGTGTTTGTGTGATAGGAGGGCAAAAG GTAACAAAGTTGGATGCAGATAAAAAGAAAGTATATTTGGAGTGTGGAAAAGAAATAAGCTTTGGAAAATGTCTTATAGCAACAG GTGGTGAACCTAGAAATCTACCTATATTTAAAGAAGCACCAAAGGAAGTTAAGGATCGAGTGACAGTATTTAGAACG GTTGATGACTTTAAGAAGCTTTACGCTCTGAGTAAATCTGCCAAGTCCATAGCTGTTATTGGAGGAGGATTCCTGGGGAGTGAGCTGGCAGTATCTCTTCAAGCCAGAG CCAATCAGGAGAACAGTGGTCTGAAAGTAACACCAAGTTTTCCCAGAGGGAAG TTTTTCTATGATATAGGTCCAGGGGGTgatagagatc gTAACCTTGGACTTGTCTTACCACAGCAGCTATGTCTATGGCTCACATCACACATCACAATCTGGTAA